The following are encoded together in the Bombus pyrosoma isolate SC7728 linkage group LG17, ASM1482585v1, whole genome shotgun sequence genome:
- the LOC122577018 gene encoding endoribonuclease Dcr-1 isoform X2, translating to MAFPLNDQIYTKSFTPREYQVELFYAAKDKDIIVCLGKNYEQTFIVIKLIQEFATNNRRLLSQGGRRSLFILTDEEKCTIKASYIQQLTDLKVLLCDACSLIEFIENFETSHVLVTTAKTCAQLLTDRKILPCQINLVIIDECHKSIDNNKLKFILQTILACENVPRIIGLAVPLFNLTQEPGRLGLEIEKVEDTFQCEVETASDILSILRYSPKPKEYVVEYAKNEKGKLHTTIENYILHALEFLRDHRHDPTEIYNEEFYEDIQKIPDPTEKPFEMMQDFLYILETLGPWCADRAALALLILTEKLKVKTPYERHYLLLNMVASVFTKIRALCDNTFEVLSEKERIYKYTTPKVHRLLQILKTYTPYYNKDINNTDNKLNENISQKLPVNNREGFTRDRFVQSKKSDCNWKSNEENCRKPPRAPRHMRGITDPDLLCGVIFVNKAFVAKVLFYLLNEISMHDEDLHFLSPLYTIERNIEDISYSKDLEIEHRKQEEVLKRFRIHECNLLISTSILEEGIDIPKCNFVMRYDFPKTYQSYVQCKSRARATDALYVLLVPQEMSKEYIWQLAQYHYIEKTLLVKCSNNEPSEEEENEADMYAAMIPHYKPLDGDDAPKVTFNSAISLVNRYCAKLPSDTFTRLTPEWSIREMVIDNKFMYICSLRLPINSPVKYVVLSYPMPNRAMARRMAALQLCIDLHRKNEIDDNLLPIGKENFKAKPEDAEVPALPDESKVDFSEARPGTTKRRQYYYKKTAEALTDCRPIIGVPSYLYHINLVLSCPLPEEQNTRGRRIYPPEESAIGFGIITLKEIPKLCPFPIYTRSGEVHVKLKLSKQTIVLNEMQVEKIAVFLNYTFTNVLRLQQYLMLFDPNASENSYMIVPVKLDEQSDVIVDWNFLECIYKNRNAGPTKVPEEIRKNFKFDASKYHDAVIMPWYRSQDQPQYFYVAEICTNLNPKSSFPGDDYSTFEEYYLKKYDIQIQNLDQPLLDVDHTSARLNFLTPRYVNRKGVALPTSSEETKRAKRENLEQKQILVAELCAIHPFPASLWRQAVCLPCILYRINALLLANQIRCQVARMINLGQENLNLDFEWPPLDFGWSLAEVLKKSKESEKAKLARNETTQQNSTNDTIDNKCQNIPKDIIDSLHKSDKEDLNENNYAFQIKNDEIIEKGEQMSNDENELEIGTWSSDMAMNSLDFETNNLKSFPLNVTVLPNDFNWSDIRYGSPACESDFDGYESDDIYSDGFVDTTDESEDENRGLRIAYMGENIAEAVEDEKQMSKQETNKKILDLLETEKSLDDVLWSYTEEKENSSIMKHRQAHYEFAKVRECEIMQNGSFISCENEIAIKRKASCNLQCEENLPNYKHKDYVETIVEKFTKEILNNNDTVQLLKKDSNPSKFTYHLDSNLFSFDFQPELENHVGPSPSLILQALTMSNANDGINLERLETIGDSFLKYAITTYLYCTYDNIHEGKLSHLRSKQVSNLNLYRLGRQKMLGESMIATKFEPHDNWLPPCYYVPKELEQALIESGVPSTLWNQADIPALQAVNPSEITQLVRETEQKLGVMKTELDRNETSLSNNLDNMRYFIPYNLITQHSIPDKSIADCVEALIGAYLIACGSRGALLFMAWLGIHVLPTEEITIIQESEPRERVPGSTPYIKGTNEKGQTTWTQIRYGRLEEPQNPLLRYIPDPEQELKMMLDGYEELEKSIGYEFHDISYLLQAFTHASYQPNRLTDCYQRLEFLGDAVLDYLITRHLYEDARQHSPGALTDLRSALVNNTIFASLAVRCGFHKYFRHLSPGLSIVINRFVRIQEENGHSISEEYYLIGEEECEEAEDVEVPKALGDVFESLAGAIYLDSGMSLDAVWSVYYAIMKNEIEQFSTNVPKSPIRELLELEPETAKFGKPEKLADGRRVRVTVDVFA from the exons ATGGCATTTCCACTGAACGATCAGATTTATACAAAATCTTTTACACCTAGAGAATACCAA gtagaattattttatgctGCTAAAGATAAAGACATTATTGTTTGTTTGGGTAAAAATTATGAACAaacttttattgttataaaattaatccaAGAATTTGCTACAAACAATAGaag ATTATTAAGTCAAGGAGGAAGACGATCATTGTTCATATTGACagatgaagaaaaatgtacaataaaagCAAGCTACATACAACAACTGACagatttaaaagtattattatgtGACGCTTGTTCActtatagaatttatagaaaactttGAAACTTCTCAT gTACTAGTTACAACTGCTAAGACATGTGCACAATTATTGacagatagaaaaattttaccaTGTCAGATAAATCTAGTCATAATTGATGAGTGCCATAAATCTATAGACAATAACAagctaaaatttattttacaaactatTTTGGCATGTGAGAATGTTCCTAGAATCATCGGATTAGCTGTACcattgtttaatttaacacAAGAGCCTGGAAGATTAGGattggaaatagaaaaagtagAAGACACATTTCAATGTGAAGTTGAAACAGCTAGtgatatattatctatattgcg gtaTAGCCCTAAGCCTAAAGAATATGTAGTAGAATAtgctaaaaatgaaaaaggaaaattacatactactatagaaaattatatattgcatGCTCTTGAATTTTTACGTGATCATCGTCATGATCCAACTGAGATTTACAATGAAGAATTTTATGAAGACATTCAAAAGATACCAGATCCTACAGAAAAACCTTTTGAGATGATGCAAGACTTTTTGTACATATTAGAAACTCTTGGACCATGGTGTGCAGATCGTGCTGCACTGGCTCTTCTAattttaacagaaaaattaaaagtaaagaCACCTTATGAAAGACATTACCTATTATTAAACATGGTAGCATCTGTTTTCACAAAAATACGAGCTTTATGTGATAATACATTTGAAGTTCTATctgaaaaggaaagaatatataaatatactacCCCAAAGGTTCATAgattattgcaaattttaaaaacatatacaccatattataataaagatattaataacacTGATAATaaactaaatgaaaatatttctcaaaagtTACCAGTAAATAATAGGGAAGGGTTTACTAGAGATAGATTTGTGCAATCTAAAAAATCAGATTGTAATTGGAAAAgtaatgaagaaaattgtagaaaaccACCTAGAGCACCACGACACATGCGTGGTATTACAGATCCTGACTTACTTTGTGgagtaatttttgtaaataaggCATTTGTggcaaaagtattattttacttgttaaatgaaatatctatgCATGATGAAGACTTACATTTTTTGTCACCTCTTTATACAATTGAGAGGAATATTGAAGATATTAGTTATTCAAAAGATTTAGAAATAGAACATAGAAAACAAGAAGAAGTTTTGAAAAGATTTAGGATACatgaatgtaatttattaatttcaacttcAATTTTAGAAGAAG GTATAGATATTCCCAAATGCAATTTCGTAATGAGGTACGATTTTCCAAAAACTTATCAGTCATATGTACAATGTAAAAGTCGTGCAAGAGCTACAGATGCATTATATGTGTTATTAGTACCACAAGAAATGTCAAAGGAGTATATATGGCAGCTAGCTCAATATCATTACATAGAAAAG ACTTTGTTAGTAAAATGTTCTAATAACGAACCGtctgaagaagaagaaaacgaagcaGACATGTATGCTGCTATGATACCACATTATAAACCGCTTGATGGAGATGATGCACCTAAAGTTACTTTTAATTCTGCTATATCGCTAGTAAACAG atACTGTGCAAAATTACCTAGTGATACTTTTACAAGGTTAACTCCAGAATGGTCCATTCGAGAAATggttattgataataaatttatgtacatatgttcTTTACGACTTCCTATAAATTCTCCAGTAAAATATGTTGTattg TCATATCCTATGCCTAATAGAGCTATGGCAAGACGAATGGCTGCTTTACAGTTATGCATTGATTTACacagaaaaaatgaaatagacGATAATTTGTTACCCATTGGTAAGGAAAATTTTAAAGCTAAACCAGAGGATGCAGAAGTACCTGCTCTACCAGATGAAAGTAAAGTGGATTTTTCTGAAGCTCGACCGGGAACAACCAAGCGCagacaatattattataaaaag ACAGCCGAGGCATTAACAGATTGTAGGCCAATAATTGGAGttccttcttatttatatcatattaatcTGGTTTTGAGTTGTCCTTTACCTGAAGAACAAAATACAAGAGGTCGACGTATATATCCTCCTGAGGAATCAGCGATTGGTTTTggtataataacattaaaagaaattcctaAG TTATGTCCATTTCCTATTTATACTAGATCTGGGGAAGttcatgtaaaattaaaacttaGTAAACAGACTATAGTTCTAAATGAAATGCAAGTAGAAAAAATTGctgtttttcttaattatacatttacaaatGTATTAAGATTGCAACAATATTTGATGCTTTTTGATCCTAATGCTTCAGAAAACTCATATATGATTGTACCTGTGAAATTAG ATGAACAATCTGACGTCATTGTAGATTGGAATTTCTtagaatgtatatataaaaatcgaaatgcAGGGCCAACTAAAGTTCCCGAagaaattaggaaaaatttcaagtttgatGCATCGAAATACCATGATGCAGTAATTATGCCGTGGTATAGAAGTCAGGATCAACCTCAg TACTTTTATGTTGctgaaatttgtacaaatttaaatCCCAAATCTTCTTTTCCTGGTGATGATTATAGCACttttgaagaatattatcttaaaaaatatgatatacaGATACAAAATTTAGATCAACCTTTACTAGATGTGGATCACACATCAGCtagattgaattttttaacaccAAG gtaTGTTAATCGGAAAGGTGTTGCTTTACCAACAAGCAGTGAAGAAACAAAACGGGCAAAACGGGAAAATCTGGAGCAAAAACAAATTCTTGTTGCTGAATTATGCGCAATTCATCCTTTTCCAGCTTCACTTTGGAGACAAGCAGTTTGTTTAccttgtattttatatagaattaatgCTCTATTACTTGCTAATCAAATACGGTGTCAAGTTGCACGAATGATAAATTTAGGAcaggaaaatttaaatctcg attttgaaTGGCCACCATTAGATTTTGGTTGGAGTTTAGCAGAGGTGTTAAAAAAATCTAAGGAATCTGAAAAAGCAAAGTTAGCCAGAAATGAAACTACCCaacaaaattctacaaatgATACAATTGATAACAAATGTCAAAATATACCTAAAGATATAATAGACAGTTTACACAAATCAGATAAAGAAGacttgaatgaaaataattacgcgtttcaaataaaaaatgatgagATAATCGAAAAAGGGGAACAAATGTCAAATGACGAAAATGAATTAGAAATCGGTACTTGGTCAAGCGACATGGCAATGAATTCTCTGgattttgaaacaaataatttaaagtcATTTCCCTTAAATGTAACTGTTTTACCAAATGATTTTAACTGGAGTGATATTCGATACGGATCCCCTGCATGTGAATCAGATTTCGACGGTTATGAATCAGACGATATTTATAGCGATGGATTTGTCGATACTACTGATGAAAGTGAAGATGAAAACAGAGGGTTACGAATTGCTTATATGGGAGAAAATATTGCAGAAGCTGTAGAAGACGAGAAACAGATGTCTAAGCAAGAGaccaataaaaaaattttggaTTTGTTAGAAACTGAGAAAAGTTTGGATGACGTTTTATGGTCGTACacggaagagaaagagaattctTCAATTATGAAGCATAGACAAGCTCATTACGAATTTGCTAAAGTAagagaatgtgaaataatgcAAAATGGATCTTTTATATcctgtgaaaatgaaattgcaataaaaagaaaagcttCATGTAATTTACAATGTGAAGAAAATTTGCCAAATTATAAACACAAAGATTATGTAGAAACTATAGTCGAAAAAttcactaaagaaatattaaataacaatgataCTGTACAACTGTTAAAAAAGGATTCTAATCCATCGAAATTTACATATCATTTAGATAGTAATCTTTTTAGCTTTGATTTTCAACCAGAACTAGAAAACCATGTGGGCCCAAGTCCCAGTTTAATCTTACAAGCTTTAACTATGTCCAATGCAAATGATGGTATTAACTTAGAACGTTTAGAAACTATTGGTGATTCTTTTTTGAAATATGCTATAACtacttatttatattgtacatatgaTAATATACATGAAGGCAAGCTTAGTCATTTGAGATCTAAACAG GtcagtaatttaaatttatacagaTTAGGGAGACAAAAAATGTTAGGTGAGAGCATGATAGCAACAAAATTCGAACCACATGACAATTGGCTACCTCCTTGTTATTATGTTCCAAAGGAACTTGAACAAGCATTAATTGAATCTGGTGTACCTTCTACTTTATGGAATCAAGCCGACATTCCAGCTTTGCAAGCCGTAAATCCTTCTGAAATAACTCAATTAGTTCGAGAAACGGAACAAAAATTGGGTGTCATGAAAACTGAACTTGATCGGAATGAGACATCACTTTCGAATAACTTAGATAACATGCGTTATTTTATACCGTACAATTTAATTACGCAACATAGCATTCCCGATAAAAGTATCGCAGATTGCGTGGAAGCGTTAATTGGAGCTTATTTAATTGCTTGTGGATCTAGAGGTGCATTACTTTTCATGGCTTGGTTAGGGATTCATGTTTTACCTACAGAAGAGATTACCATTATACAAGAATCAGAACCAAGAGAAAGAGTTCCAGGTAGTACCCCTTATATAAAAGGAACAAACGAAAAGGGACAAACAACATGGACACAG ATTCGTTATGGAAGATTGGAAGAACCACAAAATCCCTTACTTCGATACATTCCTGATCCAgaacaagaattaaaaatgatgcTTGATGGTTATGAAGAATTAGAGAAAAGTATAGGATATGAATTTCATGACattagttatttattacaagCATTTACTCATGCATCATATCAACCTAATAGGCTGACAGATTGTTACCAACGTTTAGAGTTTCTTGGAGATGCTGTTTTAG attatttaataacaaggCATTTATATGAAGATGCTCGTCAGCATTCTCCAGGTGCTTTAACAGATTTACGATCCGCCTTAgttaataatactatatttgCTTCTTTAGCTGTAAGATGTggatttcataaatattttcgacaTCTTTCCCCTGGTCTAAGTATTGTCATAAATCGTTTCGTTAGgattcaagaagaaaatggacATTCTATTAGCGAAGAA tattatttaattggaGAAGAAGAATGCGAAGAAGCTGAAGATGTAGAGGTACCAAAAGCATTAGGTGATGTTTTTGAATCACTAGCCGGTGCAATTTATTTAGATAGTGGAATGTCCTTGGATGCAGTATGGAGCGTCTATTACGCcattatgaaaaatgaaattg AACAATTCAGCACCAATGTTCCTAAATCTCCAATTCGTGAACTATTAGAATTAGAGCCTGAAACAGCAAAGTTCGGAAAACCAGAAAAATTAGCTGATGGACGAAGAGTTCGAGTTACAGTGGATGTTTTTG CCTAA